One region of Pseudoalteromonas galatheae genomic DNA includes:
- the glsB gene encoding glutaminase B: MPNYQEILEQAAQRVQPLLREGKVANYIPALAEQPLEQFSVSLHTVDGETYSAGDTEAKFTIQSVSKVMTLTLALQRYGDELWSRVGKEPSGTAFNSLTQLEFENGIPRNPFINAGAIVTCDALYSRLSAPIHTMLESYRAMSGNDKLCINKVVAQSEYDHRYRNAAMAYLMKSFGNFNNEVEDVLWSYFNFCAIEMNTTELAKSFSYLSSQGYCNLSKQRILTKKQTKQMNSLLFTSGLYDAAGDFGYRVGMPGKSGVGGAIIAIVPNRFTISVWSPGLDKVGNSLAGIAALEYLSNELGTAIF; encoded by the coding sequence ATGCCAAATTACCAAGAAATTTTAGAACAGGCTGCGCAGCGAGTTCAACCGTTGTTACGCGAAGGCAAAGTTGCTAACTATATTCCCGCTTTAGCTGAGCAGCCATTAGAACAATTTTCTGTTTCACTGCATACGGTAGATGGCGAAACTTATAGTGCCGGAGATACTGAAGCCAAATTTACGATTCAATCAGTATCTAAAGTAATGACATTGACGTTGGCGTTACAGCGCTATGGCGACGAGCTTTGGAGTCGGGTAGGGAAGGAGCCTTCGGGTACTGCTTTTAACTCGTTAACTCAGCTTGAGTTCGAAAATGGTATCCCAAGAAACCCCTTTATAAATGCAGGTGCTATTGTAACTTGTGATGCACTTTACTCTCGTTTATCCGCTCCAATTCATACCATGCTAGAAAGCTATAGAGCGATGTCTGGTAACGACAAGCTGTGTATTAATAAGGTTGTGGCGCAGTCTGAGTATGATCACAGGTACAGAAATGCGGCGATGGCTTATTTGATGAAGTCATTTGGTAATTTTAATAATGAAGTTGAGGACGTATTGTGGTCATATTTCAATTTTTGCGCAATTGAAATGAATACCACTGAGTTGGCGAAGTCATTTTCGTATCTGTCTAGTCAGGGATATTGCAACTTATCAAAACAGCGGATACTTACCAAAAAACAAACCAAGCAAATGAACTCGCTGTTATTTACAAGTGGTCTTTACGATGCCGCAGGTGACTTTGGTTATCGAGTAGGGATGCCTGGTAAGTCGGGTGTCGGAGGGGCGATAATCGCTATCGTACCTAACCGTTTTACAATTTCGGTATGGTCACCTGGACTTGATAAAGTTGGTAATTCTTTGGCTGGGATTGCAGCATTAGAGTATCTATCCAACGAACTTGGTACTGCTATTTTTTAA
- the hpf gene encoding ribosome hibernation-promoting factor, HPF/YfiA family encodes MKINLSGHHVDVTDAVKNHVHEKFAKIANHFPSLLSLDIIVSKEHKQFYTEISTNYAGSRISVKGEDEVMYPAIAKASKKLDAALKHRKGQLKANKHQKPVSTTPPIAHEIIQEMELK; translated from the coding sequence ATGAAGATTAATTTATCTGGCCATCACGTAGATGTAACCGATGCTGTTAAAAACCACGTTCATGAAAAGTTTGCCAAGATCGCTAACCATTTCCCGTCGTTGTTATCCCTAGACATCATCGTCAGTAAAGAACACAAACAATTTTACACGGAGATAAGTACAAACTACGCAGGTAGCCGAATATCGGTAAAAGGTGAAGACGAAGTGATGTATCCTGCTATTGCTAAAGCGTCTAAAAAGCTCGATGCAGCGTTGAAGCACCGAAAAGGCCAGTTAAAAGCCAATAAACATCAGAAGCCGGTGAGTACAACGCCACCTATTGCCCACGAGATTATTCAGGAAATGGAGCTGAAATAA
- a CDS encoding DUF3718 domain-containing protein, giving the protein MKLTTVLLSATIAVAAFSFSKPVSANDQLALSICEYIAADDKNRIRNVLKTSRLKMRNVYDAIQCNGNNLLRHAIASNASDAGEYIIKSIPKSALEDGKDLAWAESNHGGSALIAVIKERAGL; this is encoded by the coding sequence ATGAAATTAACTACCGTGCTACTGTCAGCTACTATCGCTGTTGCAGCTTTTTCTTTTAGCAAACCAGTAAGTGCAAACGATCAGTTGGCGCTTTCTATATGTGAATATATCGCTGCGGACGATAAAAATCGCATTCGTAACGTGTTGAAAACATCGCGCCTTAAAATGCGTAATGTTTACGATGCAATCCAGTGCAACGGTAACAACCTACTAAGACATGCTATTGCTAGCAACGCAAGTGATGCTGGTGAATACATTATTAAAAGTATTCCAAAAAGCGCATTAGAAGACGGTAAAGATTTAGCATGGGCTGAATCAAACCACGGTGGTTCAGCATTGATTGCTGTTATTAAAGAGCGTGCAGGCCTTTAA
- the folA gene encoding type 3 dihydrofolate reductase, which produces MVISMIAAMANNRVIGKDNDMPWHLPADLQHFKKVTLGKPVIMGRKTFESIGRPLPGRRNIVISRNLDYTKEGIEVVTSPEAALSAVEDSDEIMIIGGGHIYDIFLPYAQRLYLTFIDLEVDGDTQFPDYEQVAEWEVLETECNEPDERNNHSYKFVTLNKKL; this is translated from the coding sequence GTGGTAATTTCAATGATAGCTGCGATGGCAAATAACCGTGTTATCGGAAAAGATAACGATATGCCGTGGCACTTGCCTGCAGATCTTCAACATTTCAAAAAGGTTACGCTAGGGAAGCCAGTGATTATGGGCCGAAAAACATTTGAGTCTATTGGTAGACCGCTGCCGGGCCGCAGAAACATAGTGATATCCAGAAACCTTGACTACACTAAAGAGGGTATAGAAGTGGTCACTTCGCCTGAAGCCGCACTGAGTGCAGTTGAAGATAGTGACGAAATTATGATAATTGGCGGTGGTCATATTTATGACATATTCTTACCTTATGCTCAGCGGCTCTATTTGACCTTCATTGATTTAGAAGTTGATGGGGATACTCAATTTCCTGATTACGAGCAAGTTGCCGAATGGGAAGTGCTTGAAACTGAGTGTAACGAACCTGATGAAAGAAATAATCATAGTTATAAATTCGTAACTCTGAACAAAAAACTATGA
- the cgtA gene encoding Obg family GTPase CgtA: MKFVDEVEIRAEAGDGGSGVVSFRREKFVPDGGPDGGDGGDGGSVFLEADENLNTLIDYQFERFHRAERGTNGQGRNCTGKKGQDLVLKVPVGTRVTDVDTEECLGDLTKHGQKLIVAKGGYHGLGNTRFKSSTNRAPRQKTLGTQGEIRNLRLELMLLADVGLLGLPNAGKSTFIRSVSAAKPKVADYPFTTLVPNLGVVRPEASKSFVIADIPGLIEGAADGAGLGIRFLKHLERCRVLLHIIDVMPVDGSDPVENGFAIINELHQYSPKLAEKPRWLVLNKVDLLLEEEREEVCARIAEELDAENFYMISAANKLNTQPLCFDIMNLLESMPKDKFEEEQQEEVEFKWDTYHRHATKNDKSDDDDWDDWDDDDYDVEVIYER; the protein is encoded by the coding sequence ATGAAGTTTGTCGATGAAGTAGAGATTAGAGCGGAAGCCGGAGATGGGGGCAGTGGTGTCGTTTCATTTCGCCGCGAAAAGTTTGTGCCAGATGGTGGCCCAGACGGAGGTGATGGCGGTGATGGCGGGAGTGTATTCCTTGAGGCTGATGAAAACTTAAATACGCTTATCGACTATCAATTTGAACGCTTTCACCGAGCCGAACGCGGTACTAATGGTCAAGGCCGAAATTGCACCGGTAAGAAAGGCCAGGATTTGGTACTCAAAGTGCCTGTAGGTACTCGTGTTACTGATGTTGATACCGAAGAATGCCTTGGTGATTTAACCAAGCATGGACAAAAGCTGATCGTAGCGAAAGGTGGATATCATGGCCTTGGTAATACGCGTTTTAAGTCAAGTACTAATCGCGCACCAAGACAGAAAACCCTAGGTACTCAAGGTGAAATTCGTAACCTTCGCTTAGAATTAATGCTGCTTGCAGACGTCGGCTTGTTAGGTCTGCCAAATGCCGGTAAATCTACGTTTATCCGCAGTGTATCTGCTGCCAAACCGAAAGTCGCTGACTATCCATTTACCACGCTAGTGCCTAATTTAGGCGTTGTAAGACCTGAGGCGAGCAAGTCATTTGTAATTGCTGATATCCCAGGCCTAATTGAAGGTGCTGCGGACGGTGCAGGCCTTGGCATTCGTTTCTTAAAGCACTTAGAGCGCTGTCGAGTGTTATTGCACATTATTGATGTGATGCCGGTTGATGGTAGTGATCCTGTTGAGAATGGCTTCGCTATTATTAACGAGCTGCATCAATATAGCCCTAAATTAGCAGAAAAGCCTCGTTGGTTAGTGCTAAATAAAGTGGATTTGTTGCTTGAAGAAGAAAGAGAAGAAGTGTGCGCCCGTATTGCTGAAGAGCTAGACGCTGAAAACTTTTATATGATCTCTGCTGCAAACAAGTTAAATACGCAACCTTTGTGCTTTGATATCATGAACCTTCTTGAAAGCATGCCAAAAGATAAATTCGAAGAAGAGCAGCAAGAAGAAGTTGAATTTAAGTGGGATACATACCACAGACATGCAACTAAAAATGATAAGAGCGATGATGATGACTGGGATGATTGGGATGACGACGACTACGATGTTGAAGTTATTTACGAGCGTTAA
- the rpmA gene encoding 50S ribosomal protein L27, translating to MAHKKAAGSTRNGRDSESKRLGVKRFGGESVLAGNIIVRQRGTRFHAGTNAGIGKDHTIFAKADGKVVFEQKGPLNRKYVSIVAE from the coding sequence ATGGCACATAAGAAGGCAGCTGGTAGTACTCGTAACGGTCGCGATTCAGAAAGTAAACGCTTAGGTGTTAAACGTTTTGGTGGCGAGTCAGTTTTAGCGGGTAACATCATCGTTCGTCAACGTGGTACACGTTTCCACGCAGGTACTAACGCAGGTATCGGTAAAGACCACACAATCTTCGCAAAAGCAGACGGTAAAGTTGTTTTTGAGCAGAAAGGTCCTTTAAACCGTAAATACGTTAGCATCGTTGCTGAGTAA
- the rplU gene encoding 50S ribosomal protein L21, whose protein sequence is MYAVFQSGGKQHRVTEGQTIRLEKLNVETGAAVEFDSVLLIADGEKIEIGAPFVNGGKITAEVVSHGRGEKIKIVKFRRRKHSRKQMGHRQWFTEVKITGISA, encoded by the coding sequence ATGTACGCGGTTTTCCAAAGTGGTGGTAAACAGCACCGTGTGACTGAAGGTCAAACAATTCGTTTAGAAAAGCTAAACGTTGAGACTGGTGCAGCAGTTGAATTTGATTCAGTACTTCTAATTGCTGATGGTGAAAAGATCGAGATCGGTGCACCGTTTGTTAACGGTGGTAAAATTACAGCTGAAGTTGTATCTCACGGTCGTGGCGAGAAGATTAAGATTGTTAAGTTTAGACGTCGTAAGCATTCTCGTAAGCAGATGGGCCACCGTCAGTGGTTCACTGAAGTTAAAATCACTGGCATTAGCGCTTAA
- the ispB gene encoding octaprenyl diphosphate synthase, whose product MDIKTIQNLVEQDMLDVNQLIHQQMQSDVALVKQLGLYIVNSGGKRIRPMLALLAARALGYEGDKHITLATIVEFIHTATLLHDDVVDESLMRRGEPTANAEFGNAASVLVGDFIYTRSFQLMVSLGNMEVMQILADATNIIAEGEVLQLMNCNDPDTTEKSYMQVIYSKTAKLFEAATLLPAVVLEQPDEIKTALKLYGMHLGTAFQLVDDILDYSANAELLGKNIGDDLAEGKPTLPLIYAMQHANAQQSAQIRTAIESGNGLDYLEDILATLAETKALDFTMAKAQEEAQKAIAQLNVLPDSVHKEALIGLAELSVDREY is encoded by the coding sequence ATGGATATAAAAACTATCCAAAATTTGGTTGAGCAAGATATGCTTGACGTCAACCAACTTATACATCAACAAATGCAATCTGATGTTGCACTTGTAAAACAGCTAGGTTTATACATTGTAAATAGCGGAGGAAAACGTATCCGCCCAATGTTAGCCCTTTTGGCCGCGCGAGCATTAGGTTACGAAGGTGATAAGCATATCACGCTAGCGACAATTGTAGAGTTTATTCATACTGCAACCTTACTCCATGACGACGTGGTTGATGAGTCATTGATGCGCCGTGGAGAACCGACTGCAAATGCAGAGTTTGGAAACGCAGCAAGCGTATTGGTCGGTGATTTTATCTACACTCGCTCATTCCAGTTGATGGTCAGTTTGGGCAATATGGAAGTCATGCAGATTTTGGCCGATGCGACTAATATCATCGCTGAAGGCGAGGTGTTACAGTTAATGAACTGTAATGACCCAGATACAACTGAAAAGAGTTATATGCAGGTTATCTACAGCAAAACGGCAAAGCTATTCGAAGCTGCAACTTTGCTACCTGCAGTGGTGTTAGAGCAACCAGACGAAATTAAAACTGCACTTAAGCTTTACGGTATGCATTTAGGCACAGCCTTTCAACTTGTAGACGATATTCTTGACTACAGTGCTAACGCAGAGCTGCTAGGCAAGAATATTGGTGATGATCTCGCCGAGGGGAAACCTACGCTTCCGCTTATTTATGCAATGCAGCATGCAAATGCCCAACAGTCAGCTCAGATCAGAACAGCTATCGAAAGTGGTAATGGGCTTGATTATCTTGAAGATATTTTAGCAACATTGGCTGAAACTAAAGCGCTTGACTTCACAATGGCTAAAGCCCAAGAAGAAGCTCAAAAAGCAATTGCACAATTAAACGTTTTACCAGATTCAGTACATAAAGAGGCCCTAATAGGACTTGCTGAGCTTTCTGTTGATAGAGAGTACTAA
- a CDS encoding oxidative damage protection protein translates to MARTVFCQKLQKEAPGLDFQLYPGEVGERIFNNISKEAWQQWQHKQTMLINEKHLNMMDPEHRQMLEEQMVGFLFEDKEVEIEGYRPPEK, encoded by the coding sequence ATGGCACGTACGGTATTTTGTCAAAAGTTACAAAAGGAAGCGCCTGGACTGGATTTTCAACTGTATCCAGGAGAAGTTGGTGAGCGCATATTTAATAACATCTCCAAAGAAGCTTGGCAGCAATGGCAGCATAAGCAAACCATGCTTATTAACGAAAAGCATCTTAACATGATGGACCCTGAGCATAGGCAAATGCTTGAAGAGCAGATGGTCGGCTTTTTATTTGAAGATAAAGAAGTCGAAATTGAAGGTTACAGACCACCAGAAAAATAA
- the mutY gene encoding A/G-specific adenine glycosylase, with protein MKVSQQQAKWFGEQVVSWYHLHGRKTLPWQLGKTPYKVWISEVMLQQTQVTTVIPYFERFMTRFPTVIELADAPEDEVLHHWTGLGYYARARNLHKAAKVIRDKYHGKFPETLEAVIDLPGIGRSTAGAILSLALGQHHPILDGNVKRVLARFYMVEGWYGVKKVENQLWSLSDAVTPSGDVRAFNQAMMDLGSGVCTRSRPSCETCPLVEECAAFKNNRVKEFPNPKPKKEKPKKRAHHLIIKCDDKVLMEKRPSSGIWGGLFGFFEFAERNELDAFIKQQELKLECTNTLEPFVHIFTHFELTITPVVVEVKSMPDCVHDQQLLWFDTRNPPEVGLAAPTKKLVKVLTAIG; from the coding sequence ATGAAAGTTAGCCAGCAACAAGCTAAGTGGTTTGGTGAGCAAGTTGTGTCTTGGTATCACCTTCATGGTAGAAAAACACTGCCGTGGCAACTCGGAAAAACACCGTATAAAGTATGGATTTCTGAGGTGATGTTACAGCAGACTCAAGTAACTACAGTTATTCCTTATTTTGAGCGCTTTATGACGCGCTTCCCAACGGTAATTGAACTGGCTGATGCGCCAGAAGATGAAGTGCTACACCATTGGACTGGTTTAGGTTATTACGCTCGCGCGAGAAACCTTCACAAAGCCGCCAAAGTGATCAGAGATAAATATCATGGCAAATTTCCAGAAACATTAGAAGCCGTTATAGATTTGCCAGGAATAGGCCGCTCAACAGCTGGCGCAATACTCTCCCTTGCGCTTGGCCAGCACCACCCAATACTAGATGGTAATGTAAAGCGAGTACTAGCTAGGTTTTATATGGTTGAGGGCTGGTACGGAGTAAAAAAGGTCGAAAATCAGTTATGGTCTTTGAGTGATGCCGTCACGCCAAGCGGTGATGTGAGAGCGTTTAATCAGGCTATGATGGATTTAGGGTCTGGCGTATGTACCAGAAGCAGGCCAAGTTGTGAGACTTGTCCGCTAGTTGAGGAGTGCGCAGCGTTCAAAAATAACCGGGTAAAAGAGTTTCCTAACCCCAAACCTAAGAAAGAGAAACCAAAAAAGCGTGCTCACCACTTAATAATTAAATGTGATGATAAAGTGCTGATGGAGAAGCGTCCTTCGAGTGGAATTTGGGGTGGGTTATTCGGCTTTTTTGAGTTTGCAGAGCGAAATGAACTAGACGCGTTTATTAAGCAGCAAGAACTTAAACTTGAATGTACAAATACACTTGAACCCTTTGTGCATATTTTTACGCATTTTGAGTTAACTATTACTCCCGTGGTTGTGGAAGTAAAAAGCATGCCAGATTGTGTACATGATCAGCAACTGCTGTGGTTCGATACTCGGAACCCGCCAGAGGTTGGGCTCGCTGCACCGACTAAAAAGTTGGTTAAAGTATTAACCGCAATAGGGTAA
- the trmB gene encoding tRNA (guanosine(46)-N7)-methyltransferase TrmB yields the protein MNESSKSALEQAQEEGKYIRKVRSFVKREGRLTKGQAASLEKCWPTMGLEHQQGLLDFTEVFGNSNEVVLEIGFGMGKSLVEMAKNNPQQNFIGIEVHRPGVGACLMDADEQGITNLRVFEHDAVEILADCIADGSLTKLQLFFPDPWHKKRHHKRRIVQLEFAEKIRQKLKVGGVFHMATDWENYAEHMLEVMSAAPGYKNQSQSNDYVPRPDFRPLTKFEQRGHRLGHGVWDLMFERIS from the coding sequence ATGAACGAATCAAGCAAAAGTGCGCTCGAACAGGCGCAGGAAGAAGGCAAGTACATCAGAAAAGTGCGTAGCTTTGTTAAGCGTGAAGGACGTCTTACTAAAGGCCAAGCAGCATCGCTAGAAAAATGCTGGCCAACGATGGGACTGGAGCACCAACAAGGCTTGCTGGACTTTACAGAAGTATTTGGTAACAGCAATGAAGTCGTTCTTGAGATTGGGTTTGGAATGGGTAAGTCGCTCGTTGAGATGGCAAAAAATAACCCACAACAAAACTTTATTGGCATAGAAGTGCACCGTCCAGGTGTAGGTGCTTGCTTGATGGACGCAGATGAACAGGGCATCACTAACTTACGTGTTTTTGAACATGATGCAGTTGAAATCTTAGCGGATTGTATCGCAGATGGCAGCCTTACTAAATTACAGCTATTCTTCCCTGATCCATGGCATAAAAAGCGTCACCACAAACGTCGCATTGTACAACTGGAATTTGCTGAGAAAATACGCCAAAAGCTTAAAGTAGGTGGCGTGTTCCATATGGCAACTGACTGGGAAAACTATGCCGAGCATATGCTTGAAGTGATGAGTGCAGCCCCTGGCTATAAAAACCAGTCGCAAAGCAATGACTATGTTCCTCGCCCAGATTTTAGACCACTTACTAAGTTTGAACAGCGAGGCCATCGTTTAGGTCATGGCGTTTGGGACTTAATGTTCGAGCGTATTAGCTAA
- a CDS encoding methyltransferase codes for MQFTNPSLLLLRNEEELIANNILVINHQRDGFLHELKALNPNSAIHAFSFDFADHLHADKVSDVKSYVDHQLPQLQDIDLVIYYYPKSKPEAQMVFDNIRHLSTAETRLLVVGENKSGVKSAEKQLKDHAAHCYKLESAKHCILYEFDRLTANPSFDVSHYVQTFSVRIAKTEFTAASLPGVFNHGKLDAGTQLLLENVTLPYKGKVLDFGCGAGLIACYALLNSPTLKFTCLDVNALALFATQQTLALNNLSATLLLSDGLSELSGKFNLILSNPPFHTGLSTNYDIAEQFLHNIKRYMDTKSNIQLVANSFLKYPPILETHFEQFEVVTKNTKFAIYKAQ; via the coding sequence TTGCAGTTTACCAACCCAAGTTTATTACTACTTCGTAATGAAGAAGAGCTTATTGCCAACAATATTCTGGTTATTAACCATCAGCGCGATGGCTTCCTACATGAATTAAAAGCGCTCAATCCAAATTCGGCAATTCATGCTTTTAGTTTCGATTTTGCAGACCACCTGCACGCCGATAAAGTCAGCGATGTTAAGAGCTATGTAGATCATCAACTACCTCAACTACAGGACATTGATTTAGTTATTTATTATTACCCTAAGTCAAAACCCGAAGCGCAAATGGTATTTGATAATATCCGCCACTTGAGTACAGCTGAAACTAGGTTACTCGTTGTTGGCGAAAACAAAAGTGGGGTGAAAAGTGCGGAGAAACAACTTAAAGATCACGCCGCACACTGTTATAAATTAGAAAGCGCAAAGCACTGCATTTTATATGAATTTGATAGGCTTACTGCCAACCCAAGTTTTGATGTAAGCCATTATGTACAGACATTTTCGGTACGTATCGCCAAAACCGAGTTTACTGCCGCAAGTTTGCCCGGTGTATTTAATCATGGGAAGCTCGACGCAGGTACTCAACTATTACTAGAAAATGTCACCCTTCCCTATAAAGGTAAAGTGTTAGATTTTGGTTGCGGTGCAGGGCTTATTGCCTGCTACGCTTTATTGAACAGCCCAACACTTAAATTCACCTGTTTAGATGTCAATGCACTTGCGCTGTTTGCCACGCAGCAGACCCTAGCTTTAAACAACCTCAGTGCAACCTTGCTACTTAGCGATGGTTTGAGTGAATTGAGCGGTAAATTCAACCTTATTTTGAGCAACCCTCCATTTCATACCGGTCTTTCAACAAACTATGATATTGCAGAGCAATTTCTACATAACATCAAGCGTTACATGGATACCAAGTCTAATATTCAGCTGGTTGCCAATAGCTTCTTGAAGTATCCTCCGATTCTAGAAACTCATTTCGAACAATTCGAAGTTGTCACTAAAAACACTAAATTCGCCATCTACAAAGCGCAGTAG
- a CDS encoding sensor histidine kinase encodes MSKQLTKTSIRKVLISAVMLVTALCLSLSISISTYLDVKEQKQLIINKIEMIADIVAFNSQITILFDDRKTEDARLKSFQNVDIIKNIHIYAMDDVTNSPVFFTSYNASRTPPVPLKVNQIEELKTPKVSEDYIELIKPVVYEGNIEGYVYIRGGLERLSNYINKKILVDIALTLFVLVLVLLVSRGIQKRIATPIEELSSLLQDVSKNHNYSARAPGSNISELNVLANNLNIMLARTENQLERHKADKQEIKQLNQSLEEKVNQRTIALREANQELLNALERMHQYQNQIIENEKMASLGQMVAGVAHEVNTPIGLGITGSTLLRDKLSDIREAFQNKSLTSKQLERFVSDGIENLDLIYRNLNRAAELVSSFKRLAVSQDLEVNSKIDLSNLITEVVASMRADLAAKNPEVTIDCDTELAINSKAGPLQQVLEQLITNSLLHAFKDQINNTIFIAVRQSLDQLVIEYTDNGMGVPKAIKKRIFDPFVTTRRGEGGSGLGMHLVYNLVTQALGGSITLDEEFSQGAKFIITLPLSGSL; translated from the coding sequence ATGAGTAAGCAATTAACAAAAACAAGCATAAGAAAAGTATTGATCAGCGCAGTGATGCTTGTAACCGCGCTGTGCCTCTCTTTATCCATATCTATTTCCACTTACCTCGATGTAAAAGAGCAAAAACAACTTATCATCAACAAAATAGAGATGATAGCCGACATCGTTGCTTTCAATTCTCAGATCACAATTTTGTTTGATGATAGAAAAACCGAGGATGCACGCCTTAAGTCTTTCCAAAATGTAGATATCATCAAAAATATCCATATTTATGCCATGGATGATGTAACTAATAGTCCGGTATTTTTCACCAGCTATAATGCTAGTCGTACACCTCCTGTGCCACTCAAAGTGAATCAAATAGAGGAATTAAAAACCCCGAAGGTCTCAGAAGATTACATAGAGTTAATTAAACCAGTGGTTTATGAAGGCAATATTGAAGGCTATGTTTATATTCGCGGGGGACTTGAGCGGCTTTCTAACTATATAAATAAAAAAATACTGGTAGATATTGCACTCACCTTATTTGTCCTTGTTCTTGTTCTACTCGTATCTAGGGGGATCCAAAAGCGCATCGCTACGCCAATTGAAGAACTTTCCTCACTACTGCAGGACGTTTCCAAAAATCATAATTATAGTGCCAGAGCGCCAGGTAGTAATATCTCAGAATTAAATGTACTGGCCAATAACTTAAATATTATGCTTGCGCGCACCGAAAACCAACTTGAGCGTCATAAAGCCGATAAGCAAGAAATAAAACAACTAAATCAGAGCTTAGAAGAAAAAGTGAATCAGCGCACGATTGCCCTACGAGAAGCCAATCAAGAATTACTAAACGCTTTAGAGCGAATGCATCAATACCAAAACCAAATCATTGAGAACGAAAAAATGGCCTCGCTGGGGCAAATGGTCGCAGGCGTTGCCCACGAGGTAAATACACCTATAGGTTTAGGGATCACAGGCTCAACATTGTTAAGAGATAAATTATCTGACATTAGAGAAGCTTTTCAAAATAAATCATTAACCTCAAAACAACTAGAGCGTTTTGTTAGTGATGGTATCGAAAATCTTGATCTCATCTACCGAAACCTAAATCGAGCAGCAGAGCTTGTTTCAAGCTTTAAACGACTGGCGGTAAGCCAAGATCTTGAAGTTAACTCTAAAATTGATTTATCGAACTTGATTACGGAAGTCGTTGCTTCAATGCGTGCAGACCTAGCGGCCAAAAACCCCGAAGTTACTATTGATTGCGACACAGAACTTGCAATTAATAGCAAAGCAGGCCCCTTACAGCAAGTTTTAGAACAATTGATTACAAACTCCCTGCTTCATGCTTTTAAAGATCAGATAAATAACACAATTTTTATTGCAGTCAGACAAAGCCTCGACCAACTCGTAATAGAATATACAGATAACGGCATGGGTGTGCCTAAAGCCATTAAAAAACGTATTTTTGACCCGTTCGTGACAACTCGACGCGGTGAAGGAGGCAGTGGCCTTGGTATGCATCTAGTCTATAATTTGGTTACTCAAGCACTTGGGGGCTCAATCACTTTGGATGAGGAGTTTAGCCAAGGCGCTAAGTTTATTATCACTCTCCCACTCTCAGGGAGCTTGTAA
- a CDS encoding YfiR family protein produces the protein MKLTSLALLLIFMPFIVNAKSPDQVRSAFLYQMAKFIEFPEEETKNSIQFCFYSMDSGPASNLKSATNLSIRNKPIELLEAKKTWTYRELSSACDITYIDETNETDILSAWTDTIESNMLTVGESIEFLERGGIASLVQEGSKIRLYINKQALEKQYFIVRSRLLAVSKFHPN, from the coding sequence ATGAAACTAACGAGCTTAGCCTTGTTGCTTATTTTTATGCCTTTTATCGTTAATGCAAAATCACCGGATCAGGTTCGTTCAGCGTTTCTCTATCAAATGGCTAAATTTATCGAGTTTCCAGAAGAAGAAACAAAAAATAGCATTCAGTTTTGCTTTTATTCCATGGACTCAGGACCCGCATCTAACCTAAAAAGCGCAACAAATCTAAGCATTCGAAACAAGCCTATAGAGTTGCTTGAAGCGAAAAAAACATGGACTTACAGGGAACTTTCCAGCGCTTGTGATATCACATACATTGATGAAACAAATGAAACTGATATACTGTCTGCTTGGACCGATACAATAGAGTCAAACATGTTGACCGTGGGCGAAAGTATTGAGTTTTTAGAAAGAGGCGGGATTGCTTCTTTGGTCCAAGAAGGGAGCAAAATTCGACTGTATATAAATAAGCAAGCACTAGAAAAACAGTACTTCATCGTGCGCTCAAGGCTGCTTGCCGTATCCAAGTTTCATCCCAACTGA